One Festucalex cinctus isolate MCC-2025b chromosome 1, RoL_Fcin_1.0, whole genome shotgun sequence genomic region harbors:
- the LOC144005392 gene encoding coiled-coil domain-containing protein 39-like has translation MLSVAMAVLPEVGWEECFAVPGANAENKTLIEEITKKRKELLQLKSKREYHKDQTQLGTEFLKHVKAELGNMEALCQAKDREADLVTHLTAVAERQIGHLAQENAQMENELRSLAERKNRLENDIFKAQQKLEQFRTQMKWDQQAMDSFLEESARKDDDVMAFVKYSQQDEQRIKSLTLAIDRTRLEANKKRKALDMETTETLSAQIALDKTTAHLQQAHQESEQIIHRWERTIQQMKQRDADMQQWALKLAETNQIIRERNGSLTEMKHLHDSQLNDNKEKERKLTATNREATKLRQELKEQEKNYMEMQDELKSCKTSLDKTASTVESMRFHISRLKDQIQKNNFKLQQTLAQNSALEEKLKAATQNAMSEKEKAAQMEKFLTNEEQAIKGLDVQLRECREELFRCKQHVDNLKRMEKDSLAQELWSKSTITSLERELRKQEKHLIRQQMILGEKDFQIIFLEKKLARLQGVHDSDEKQALETKISELTKALDEMMKTSSKIISAIKETEGDIRYLRKENDKSAAEKEELSNKVEELKLINNNTERELKRLSLNKQEQIVEQNIFKLEVKRKRDLLFNKANSVLSLEKRQLNVKKAIQERQEEIRVYSQMLSQELKTTEQERQRISADLNGKFSKIDVMKKHFEVVTFTMATLGQDEDDAVKCQAHYIAKAALQRAELMEQVKHLAAKIGKAEQENKALENTTLLFNISNSGFHTSVNKAKESSPEYQEKIKMEEQLRLAEDTLAYKRRQVRGLQQDQQELNNTLESLLQAKQVENQKIEHTQSLISKLNREVASQQEKMNRATKQCAKLTQKIRSSRNSKSETFEEKDIKLRQLKDLNRNINKMLNDATKERPDLRSVLEMYFLQANLSFPSPPSTPSSHRSSKTNSARISTSSRSSVSSSSRHGTSSPRGSSLVKTVSLSLDLE, from the exons ATGTTAAGTGTTGCCATGGCGGTTTTACCAGAGGTGGGCTGGGAGGAGTGTTTCGCTGTTCCAGGGGCCAATGCTGAAAACAAGACTTTAATTGAAGAG ATTACCAAGAAGAGGAAGGAACTTTTGCAACTGAAAAGCAAGCGAGAGTATCATAAAGATCAAACACAACTTGGAACGGAATTCCTGAAACATGTTAAAGCAGAGCTGGGAAACATGGag GCCCTGTGCCAGGCCAAAGACAGAGAAGCAGATTTGGTGACACACCTGACTGCTGTCGCAGAGAGACAAATTGGCCATCTGGCGCAGGAGAACGCTCAGATGGAAAATGAGCTTCGATCTTTGGCTGAGAGGAAAAACAGGCTTGAG AATGACATATTCAAGGCGCAGCAGAAGCTGGAGCAGTTTCGTACCCAAATGAAGTGGGACCAGCAGGCCATGGATTCTTTTTTGGAGGAGTCTGCACGGAAAGACGACGATGTGATGGCCTTTGTCAAGTATTCGCAGCAGGACGAGCAGAGGATCAAG TCGCTCACTTTGGCCATTGACAGGACGAGACTGGAGGCCAATAAAAAGCGCAAAGCACTTGACATGGAAACCACTGAAACCTTATCAGCTCAG ATTGCTTTAGACAAGACAACAGCACATTTGCAGCAGGCTCACCAGGAAAGTGAGCAGATCATCCACCGGTGGGAAAGGACCATTCAACAGATGAAGCAGAGAGATGCTGATATGCAACAGTGGGCTCTG AAACTTGCAGAGACCAATCAGATCATCAGGGAACGGAATGGCTCCTTGACAGAAATGAAGCACTTGCACGACTCGCAGCTGAATGACAACAAGGAAAAGGAGAGGAAATTGACCGCAACCAATCGTGAAGCCACAAAACTGCGGCAAGAACTAAAGGAGCAGGAGAAGAATTACATGGAGATGCAGGATGAG CTAAAAAGTTGTAAAACCTCACTGGATAAAACAGCTTCCACTGTGGAGTCGATGAGGTTCCACATCTCCAGGCTCAAAGATCAAATCCAGAAAAACAATTTCAA ACTGCAGCAAACCTTGGCACAAAATTCTGCACTTGAGGAGAAGCTGAAAGCTGCGACACAGAACGCCATGAGTGAGAAGGAGAAAGCTGCCCAAATGGAAAAGTTCCTCACAAATGAGGAGCAGGCCATTAAG ggTTTGGATGTCCAACTGCGTGAGTGCAGGGAGGAGCTCTTCCGTTGTAAACAGCATGTTGACAACCTCAAGAGAATGGAGAAGGACTCTTTGGCTCAAGAGTTGTGGAGCAAATCCACCATCACGAGTCTGGAGCGAGAGCTCAGGAAACAGGAGAAACATTTGATAAGACAGCAGATGATCTTAGGTGAAAAG GACTTCCAGATCATCTTTTTGGAGAAAAAGCTTGCTCGACTGCAAGGTGTTCACGACTCAGATGAAAAGCAAGCGTTAGAAACGAAGATCAGTGAACTGACCAAAGCCCTTGATGAGATGATGAAGACATCCAGCAAAATTATCAGCGCAATCAAAGAGACTGAA GGTGATATTCGCTACTTGAGGAAAGAAAATGACAAGTCAGCAGCTGAGAAGGAAGAGCTTTCCAACAAAGTTGAAGAGTTGAAGCTAATCAATAATAACACTGAAAGAGAACTGAAGAGACTCAGCCTCAACAAACAG GAACAAATCGTGGAGCAGAACATCTTCAAGTTGGAAGTGAAGCGTAAGAGAGATCTTCTGTTCAACAAAGCCAACAGCGTGCTGTCCTTGGAGAAAAGGCAACTCAACGTGAAGAAAGCCATCCAAGAGAGGCAAGAGGAGATCCGAGTCTACAGTCAAATGCTCAGTCAGGAGCTGAAGACCACTGAGCAGGAGAGACAGAGAATCAG TGCTGACCTGAATGGAAAGTTTTCCAAGATTGACGTCATGaagaaacattttgaagttgtgACCTTTACAATGGCAACCCTTGGTCAGGATGAGGACGATGCGGTGAAGTGTCAAGCTCACTACATCGCCAAA GCGGCGCTACAGAGAGCAGAACTCATGGAGCAGGTCAAGCATCTAGCTGCCAAAATCGGCAAGGCTGAGCAAGAAAATAAAGCTCTGGAGAATACAACGCTGTTGTTCAATATCAGCAATTCTGGATTCCACACGTCAGTCAACAAAGCAAAAGAATCCA GTCCAGAATATCAGGAAAAAATCAAGATGGAAGAGCAGTTGCGTTTGGCTGAAGACACACTTGCGTACAAGAGAAGACAAGTCAGAGGGCTTCAGCAAGACCAACAG GAACTGAACAACACCTTGGAGAGTCTCCTACAGGCCAAACAGGTGGAGAACCAAAAGATCGAACACACGCAGTCCCTCATCAGCAAACTGAATCGGGAGGTTGCGTCCCAGCAGGAAAAAATGAACAGAGCCACAAAACAG TGCGCTAAACTGACCCAAAAGATCCGCTCGTCAAGAAACAGCAAGTCAGAAACTTTTGAGGAGAAGGACATCAAACTGAGACAGTTGAAGGACTTGAACAGGAATATCAACAAGATGCTCAATGATGCCACAAAGGAGAGACCTGACCTCAGATCAGTATTGGAGATGTACTTTCTACAG gCCAACTTGTCTTTTCCGTCTCCTCCGTCTACTCCCAGCAGCCACCGAAGCTCCAAGACCAACTCAGCACGCATCTCCACCTCTTCCAG GTCTTCAGTTTCCTCATCCAGCAGACATGGGACCTCATCACCTCGGGGTTCTTCTTTAGTGAAGACTGTGTCCCTGAGTCTGGATCTAGAATAG